Proteins encoded together in one Antennarius striatus isolate MH-2024 chromosome 13, ASM4005453v1, whole genome shotgun sequence window:
- the smpd1 gene encoding sphingomyelin phosphodiesterase — translation MRLPPLVPCFGLITFALVLTVQHFGSCHPAPTSEKSKLVFIEHLTRPGVRFSWGNVSCHLCKALFTILDIVLLAEINEERVAHAAGEACIHLHLADEHVCREITELFRDDVILALQESFLLPSEACGVLVGPSCGKFDLYAPWNVTLPKVPKPPVKPPSPPKPSSPQSRVLFLTDIHWDQEYKVGSAADCKDPLCCRKDSGSPNWRQREAGYWGTYSKCDLPLWTLENLLEQIAADGPWDWVYWTGDIPAHNVWSQTRQQQLSELKVISKLIHRHLGPNVTVYPAIGNHESTPVNSFPPPFIHGNRSVIWLYNTMAEEWAPWLPKQALKTLRYGGFYTMEIQPGLRVVSLNMNYCARENFWLMVNSTDPANQLQWLIHILQASEDKGEKVHIIGHIPPGLCLGSWSWNYYHIVNRYESTITGQFFGHTHFDEFEMFYDELTMTRPLGVAFIAPSVTTFVNLNPGYRVYYVDGDYKGSSRQVLDHETYILNLTEANHSPGAPGSPNMNPKWTLLYRATEAYGMPSVFPSDYNKLLQSFVSDDRVFQKFWYFRHKGHVSEPCKETCKTTLLCLLQSGRYDELEHCDDLNGFGGTLARAARKTLC, via the exons ATGAGGCTCCCTCCTCTGGTGCCCTGCTTCGGCCTGATAACCTTCGCTCTGGTATTAACGGTGCAGCATTTTGGATCATGTCATCCAGCACCGACATCAGAAAAGTCCAAGCTGGTGTTCATCGAGCACCTGACCCGTCCCGGGGTCCGGTTCAGCTGGGGAAATGTCTCCTGTCACTTATGCAAAGCTCTCTTTACCATCCTTGACATCGTGCTTCTG GCTGAGATAAACGAGGAGCGAGTTGCGCATGCAGCAGGCGAGGCCTGTATCCATCTCCATCTGGCAGATGAGCACGTGTGTCGAGAAATAACAGAGTTGTTCAGGGATGACGTCATCCTGGCTCTGCAGGAGTCCTTCCTCTTGCCCAGTGAAGCATGCGGCGTGTTGGTGGGCCCTTCCTGCGGCAAATTTGACCTCTATGCACCCTGGAACGTCACCTTGCCAAAGGTCCCTAAACCCCCTGTTAaacctccctctcctcccaaACCCAGTTCTCCACAGAGCCGGgttctgtttctgactgacatCCACTGGGACCAG GAGTATAAAGTTGGTAGCGCCGCAGACTGCAAGGACCCTCTTTGTTGCCGTAAAGACTCAGGTTCTCCCAACTGGAGGCAGAGGGAGGCTGGCTACTGGGGAACCTACAGCAAGTGCGACTTGCCTCTGTGGACATTGGAGAACCTCTTGGAACAAATCGCCGCAGACGGGCCGTGGGACTGGGTCTACTGGACCGGAGATATACCAGCACACAATGTTTGGTCTCAGACCAGGCAACAACAGTTGTCAGAGCTCAAAGTCATCTCCAAACTTATCCACAG ACACCTGGGACCTAATGTGACAGTTTACCCTGCTATAGGGAACCATGAGAGTACACCAGTCAACAGCTTCCCACCACCCTTCATCCATGGCAACAGATCTGTCATCTGGCTCTATAATACGATGGCAGAGGAGTGGGCGCCCTGGTTGCCAAAGCAGGCGCTGAAGACTTTGAG ATATGGAGGTTTTTACACAATGGAAATCCAGCCTGGACTAAGGGTGGTCTCTCTCAATATGAACTATTGCGCTCGAGAAAACTTCTGGCTGATGGTGAACTCGACTGATCCTGCTAACCAGCTGCAGTGGCTCATCCATATTCTGCAGGCCAGCGAGGACAAGGGAGAGAAG GTACACATCATTGGTCATATCCCACCTGGCCTGTGTCTTGGCAGCTGGAGCTGGAACTACTATCACATTGTTAACAG ATATGAAAGCACAATCACCGGGCAGTTTTTTGGTCATACACATTTCGAtgagtttgaaatgttttatgacGAGTTGACTATGACCCGCCCGCTAGGAGTGGCATTCATTGCCCCCAGTGTTACGACATTCGTTAATCTTAACCCAG GTTACCGTGTCTATTACGTGGATGGGGATTACAAAGGCAGCTCCCGACAGGTGCTCGACCACGAAACCTACATCCTGAATCTCACAGAGGCAAACCACAGTCCAGGGGCCCCTGGTAGCCCAAACATGAACCCCAAATGGACACTATTGTACCGTGCCACTGAAGCCTATGGAATGCCCAGCGTGTTTCCTTCCGACTACAACAAGCTGTTGCAGAGCTTTGTCAGTGACGACCGGGTCTTCCAGAAGTTCTGGTATTTTAGGCATAAAGGACATGTGTCAGAACCCTGCAAGGAGACATGCAAAACCACGTTGCTATGTCTGCTTCAAAGTGGACGTTATGATGAGTTGGAGCACTGTGACGACCTCAACGGATTTGGTGGAACTTTGGCCCGCGCTGCTCGAAAAACTCTTTGCTGA
- the LOC137605738 gene encoding thrombospondin type-1 domain-containing protein 1-like, whose product MTQAVSLLPFLLVLMGYAFAGLNIWPSFHIALSNASVFVDFSTKTNSNTIRSSSLSLVNMETNTTLLTKILPNSQSTGRVEFNCSCFLYAGTFRFLLRQTSLSAISHINGSEARSRESTTWWWSSELQVQWPTFHIAVDRAGNHTGSFQVGISMNDHFQPCSSGIDSALFLEVSYLEFNQIGRSSINKVRFHTRRAIKPLRSQSVELACAFPFTERDFIRVALQSPHAAQDVKSSGPLYLARIFSYKLLVESSNAYRKGCEGTMTVKLIAPPCAHINGKVLLYKDSGVRGVGVSSGIAADGTALQDFGLEEPTSPPVAFNWLTQGENETEFNCSVFYPGRNKYCFRFVFNYSRSPSPAQTCLVVHRSTELWAPWQPWSVCSVSCGEGVRERVRECLLPSDVEGVHCTGIMKEQSICSLEDCVALLVPSTSFPPVLVGFASSGGNVVMVAGISICLTVIVVTVVVVVWRKLCQTPQCSSVRRGSMHSPGGRKLSDEASICGHSLQRPSLSESHGPLAGMTVGAAWKDNVVRSSQPLSQTLLMPVSKDPERQSPTGQKMLPTVFGYRLAQQQLKEMKKKGLKEATQMYHVSSSPVNDTLLEISASPTNSPIQTLTTGDQNNTNVGYFHVAAPFSKPQAQMPGVTAEILSPSTELIGPRGGSTKWHDRTADWVEMVERSGLASLRGEQHAGTGSSLQKNPNFRRTASFNDTKPPPPPSAQARQFRERSMTQVGSRTLPEGSCWSRGRWERQPYCSYPIPEHGALDWAECRAQMIDHKKRSVGTAIPSHSSELKRTGSNTIGISTFEKNAKADVSVTEQSSSEAGGGEGVSGIGGPGVGPNVDRAAWAEQNWNRRGPSPIQRNILARKLKEAQSCSGVKGRQRSSTFSVSSYEQRKSRCRSLPMSGDYSSSVASPYVLSEAEKRMLDLDLSSAHGRQEESFTGPVSLNFPFSTAHRVQEKQRPHFHGGVSQRIPETPPGPPHNTIVVLALVLPCARPTRKRRRKRRGAAGGNLLFVLSREAGEHIMSSVYFNPGSDSGENGNVAKMEDAKVEIDDGKDKTVVPDTMYHNIRKKMAPFVMSFGFRVFGLVLIVVDIVLVIVDLSLPAKGRGAGKALEAVSLVISFFFLIDVLLRVYVVGFKVYFTSKLNIVDACVVVVTLVVTMIYTSTELSGVSLIPRVVNFLRFLRIIILVRVFRLASQKKELEKATRRMVSENKRRYQKDGFDLDLTYVTDRVIAMSFPSSGKQSFYRNPISEVARFLDTKHEGHYKVYNLCSEKGYDPLFFHYKVERVFIDDHNVPSLEDMLKYTASVREWMSADPKNIIAIHCKGGKGRTGTMVCTWLIDSNQFESAQDSLDYFGERRTDKSQSSKFQGVETPSQSRYVGYYEIMKTKFNRQLPPPKSFRITSFRIHSIAGVGKGDGSDLKVKIIVKKELVFQCVCAKQDNCTVFPDVGNNAAVISLRDGPVVEGDVKVMFESSAGLPKGYEDVPFYFWFNTSFIEDNKLFLPREELDNPHKPKTWDLYKEDFGVTVSFSEPYVVTPSFSWEKEREQTSVRRD is encoded by the exons ATGACACAGGCTGTGTCACTGCTCCCCTTTCTGCTGGTGCTCATGGGATACG CTTTTGCAGGGCTCAATATTTGGCCCTCCTTCCACATTGCCTTAAGCAATGCCAGTGTATTTGTGGACTTCAGCACAAAAACCAACAGCAACACCATCCGTAGCTCAAGCTTGTCCCTGGTCAACATGGAAACCAACACTACCCTTCTGACCAAGATTCTCCCAAACAGCCAATCGACTGGCCGGGTGGAGTTCAACTGCTCTTGCTTCCTGTATGCAGGAACGTTCCGGTTCCTGCTTAGGCAGACAAGCCTGTCTGCTATTTCTCACATTAATGGCTCAGAAGCCAGAAGTAGGGAGAGTACCACTTGGTGGTGGAGTTCAGAACTGCAGGTGCAGTGGCCCACCTTTCACATCGCAGTGGACAGGGCTGGAAACCACACCGGATCATTTCAG GTGGGGATATCCATGAATGATCACTTTCAGCCTTGCTCTAGCGGTATTGATTCTGCTCTCTTCCTAGAAGTCAGCTACCTGGAGTTCAACCAGATAGGGCGAAGCAGCATCAACAAGGTCCGATTCCACACGCGACGTGCAATCAAACCCCTCCGCTCCCAGAGTGTTGAGCTGGCTTGTGCCTTCCCTTTCACAGAGAGAGACTTCATAAGAGTTGCTCTGCAGTCTCCTCATGCAGCACAAGATGTGAAGAGCTCTGGACCTCTTTACCTGGCCCGTATATTCTCCTATAAGCTGCTGGTGGAAAGCAGCAATGCTTACAGGAAAGGTTGTGAAGGGACTATGACTGTTAAACTGATAGCTCCACCTTGCGCTCACATCAATGGGAAGGTGTTGCTGTATAAGGATTCAGGTGTAAGAGGAGTTGGCGTTTCCTCAGGGATAGCAGCAGATGGAACAGCACTGCAGGACTTTGGACTGGAGGAACCCACTTCTCCTCCAGTAGCCTTTAACTGGCTGACTCAAGGAGAGAATGAGACAGAATTCAACTGTTCTGTCTTTTATCCAGGAAGGAATAAGTACTGCTTTCGATTTGTTTTTAACTACAGTCGCTCTCCTAGTCCTGCACAGACGTGTTTGGTGGTTCACAGGAGCACAG AGTTGTGGGCCCCGTGGCAGCCGtggagtgtgtgcagtgtgagCTGTGGAGAAGGGGTGAGAGAGCGAGTTCGCGAGTGTCTGCTTCCCTCAGACGTGGAAGGGGTGCATTGCACCGGGATAATGAAAGAACAATCTATTTGCTCCTTGGAGGACTGTGTTG CGTTGCTGGTACCATCTACATCCTTCCCCCCTGTACTTGTCGGATTTGCATCATCAGGTGGTAACGTGGTCATGGTGGCCGGGATCTCTATTTGCCTGACTGTGATTGTGGTTACTGTTGTGGTGGTTGTGTGGAGAAAGCTTTGCCAGACCCCTCAGTGCAGTTCGGTCCGTAGAGGGTCCATGCATTCTCCTGGAGGACGTAAGCTTTCAGATGAAGCATCCATTTGTGGTCATAGCCTTCAGAGACCCAGCCTGTCTGAAAGCCATGGTCCACTAGCTGGTATGACTGTTGGAGCAGCCTGGAAGGACAATGTTGTCCGGAGCAGTCAGCCTCTTTCACAGACCCTGCTAATGCCAGTCTCAAAAGACCCAGAGAGGCAGTCACCAACAGGTCAGAAGATGTTGCCAACAGTATTTGG GTACCGATTGGCTCAACAGCAgttgaaagaaatgaagaagaaggggTTAAAGGAGGCAACACAGATGTACCATGTATCTTCAAGTCCAGTCAATGACACACTATTGGAAATATCTGCATCACCCACCAACTCCCCCATCCAAACACTGACGACCGGCGACCAGAACAACACCAATGTTGGCTATTTTCATGTTGCAGCTCCCTTTTCTAAGCCACAAGCACAGATGCCAGGAGTCACAGCAGAGATCCTGAGTCCCAGCACGGAGCTCATAGGTCCTCGTGGGGGCAGCACAAAATGGCATGACCGCACAGCGGACTGGGTGGAAATGGTGGAGAGGAGTGGGTTAGCCTCtctcagaggagaacagcatgCAGGAACAGGAAGCTCCTTACAGAAGAATCCAAATTTCCGCCGGACTGCCAGTTTCAATGACAccaaacctccacctccaccctctgcacaGGCCAGACAGTTTAGAGAAAGGAGCATGACTCAG GTGGGATCTCGTACCCTTCCTGAAGGAAGTTGTTGGAGCAGAGGAAGATGGGAGAGACAGCCATACTGCTCGTACCCCATTCCAGAACATGGGGCTTTGGATTGGGCTGAATGCAGAGCTCAAATGATTGACCACAAGAAACGTTCGGTAGGGACAGCCATTCCTTCTCACAGCAGTGAACTCAAACGCACAGGAAGCAACACAATTGGCATTTCAACATTTGAGAAAAATGCTAAAGCTGATGTCAGTGTCACTGAGCAAAGCAGCAGTGAGGCAGGAGGTGGAGAGGGAGTCTCAGGGATTGGGGGTCCAGGTGTGGGACCAAATGTGGACCGAGCAGCGTGGGCCGAGCAGAACTGGAACCGTCGCGGTCCGTCACCCATTCAGAGAAACATCTTGGCCCGGAAGTTAAAGGAGGCTCAGTCGTGCTCAGGGGTCAAAGGGCGGCAGCGTAGCTCCACCTTTAGTGTGTCGTCCTATGAGCAGAGAAAAAGTCGCTGCCGGTCTCTGCCAATGTCTGGAGACTACAGCAGCAGTGTCGCCTCGCCCTACGTCCTGAGTGAGGCAGAGAAGAGGATGCTGGACCTCGATCTATCCTCTGCACACGGACGGCAGGAGGAATCATTCACAG GCCCGGTGTCCTTAAATTTCCCCTTCTCCACTGCCCATCGCGTCCAAGAAAAACAGAGGCCGCACTTTCATGGTGGTGTGTCTCAGAGAATACCAGAGACCCCTCCAGGTCCCCCACACAACACCATTGTCGTACTGGCCCTTGTACTTCCCTGTGCG AGAccgacgaggaagaggaggaggaagaggagaggagctgcaggagggaatctgctttttgttttgtccagaG AGGCAGGCGAACACATCATGTCTTCTGTCTACTTCAACCCAGGTTCGGATTCAGGTGAAAATGG AAACGTTGCAAAGATGGAAGATGCAAAAGTGGAGATTGATGACGGCAAGGACAAGACTGTGGTACCGGACACCATGTATCA CAATATACGCAAGAAAATGGCACCTTTTGTTATGTCCTTTGGGTTTCG TGTATTTGGCTTGGTTCTGATCGTAGTGGACATTGTGCTGGTGATCGTGGACCTCTCTCTACCAGCCAAGGGAAGAGGTGCTGGAAAAGCCTTAGAGGCCGTGTCCCTCGTCatctccttcttctttctcATTGATGTTCTCCTGCGGGTCTACGTGGTGGG GTTCAAAGTTTACTTCACCTCAAAGCTGAACATTGTAGACGCCTGTGTTGTCGTGGTTACACTGGTGGTCACCATGATCTACACCTCCACTGAGCTGTCAGGAGTCAGCCTCATCCCCAG GGTTGTCAACTTTCTGCGTTTCCTGAGAATAATAATTTTGGTGAGGGTTTTTAGACTGGCATCTCAAAAGAAAGAGCTGGAGAAAGCCACCAGGAGGATG GTTTCTGAGAACAAGCGGCGCTATCAGAAGGATGGATTTGACCTCGACCTGACCTACGTCACAG ACCGTGTCATTGCCATGTCTTTCCCCTCCTCTGGAAAGCAGTCGTTCTATAGGAATCCAATCAGT GAAGTTGCTCGGTTCCTAGACACTAAACACGAAGGACACTATAAAGTTTACAACCTGTGCA GTGAGAAGGGATACGACCCCCTTTTCTTCCACTATAAGGTTGAACGGGTTTTCATTGATGACCACAATGTTCCATCCTTGGA GGATATGCTAAAATACACAGCGAGCGTAAGGGAGTGGATGTCTGCTGATCCCAAAAACATCATCGCTATTCACTGCAAAGGAGGGAAAG GACGTACAGGAACGATGGTGTGCACCTGGCTGATTGACAGCAACCAGTTTGAGAGTGCGCAG GACAGTCTGGATTATTTTGGTGAGAGGAGAACGGACAAGAGTCAGAGCTCCAAGTTTCAAGGAGTGGAGACTCCCTCTCAG AGCCGGTACGTGGGTTACTACGAGATCATGAAGACTAAGTTCAACAGACAGCTGCCTCCTCCTAAAAGCTTCAGGATCACGAGTTTCCGCATCCACTCCATAGCAG GCGTGGGTAAAGGTGATGGCAGCGACCTCAAGGTGAAGATAATTGTGAAGAAAGAGCTTGtatttcagtgtgtttgtgccaAACAGGACAACTGCACG GTTTTTCCAGATGTGGGCAACAACGCAGCAGTGATCAGCCTACGGGACGGACCTGTGGTTGAAGGTGACGTGAAGGTCATGTTTGAATCCAGCGCT GGTCTGCCGAAAGGATACGAAGACGTTCCGTTTTACTTCTGGTTCAATACCTCCTTCATAGAGGATAACAA GCTGTTTCTACCCAGAGAAGAGCTGGACAACCCTCATAAACCGAAGACCTGGGACCTGTACAAGGAGGATTTTGGTGTCACCGTGTCGTTCTCGGAACCATATGTTGTGACGCCGAGCTTCTCGtgggagaaggaaagagagcAAACATCTGTGAGAAGGGATTGA
- the fgl1b gene encoding fibrinogen like 1B, producing the protein MKVDIAVRPVFLKPIPVLLLLALMNSGMASSSHLPESDSCSPEVAALRRSIRRLENKLLIGTWRIEHLRMHKYFKPFKPPASNTRPETGTAPGVKQKSGGTSDSSDVALMNPLPPAGNLNVHDRDCSQLFDRLRPPSGFYRIRPKSHLEPVLVYCDMEDGGGWTVFQKRRHGRVDFNRDWVDYRDGFGDFKLWNDEFWLGNEHIHSLLSEGKNLVKIDLMDWDGQKSHAFYENFRISNEADKYRLQYGVYSGQAGDALTGGGGVVEHWSAGLSGMQFSSRDQDNDRYLQGSCAQENNAGWWFNRCHAANLNGKFYRTGKYKGQYDNGVVWGTWRGLWYSLRHTTMKVRPLFFLDAMGSGEGEI; encoded by the exons ATGAAG GTGGACATTGCAGTGAGACCTGTCTTCCTGAAACCCATACCAGTGTTGCTGTTATTGGCTCTGATGAACTCAGGCATGGcctcttcatcacatttacca GAAAGTGATTCCTGTTCGCCAGAGGTGGCAGCTCTCAGGCGCAGCATTAGGAGGCTAGAGAATAAACTCTTGATCGGGACTTGGAGGATCGAGCACTTGCGGATGCACAAGTATTTCAAACCGTTTAAACCTCCTGCATCCAATACAAGACCTGAAACCGGTACGGCCCCCGGTGTAAAGCAGAAGAGCGGTGGGACATCAGATAGTTCTGATGTGGCACTGATGAACCCACTTCCACCAGCAGGCAACTTAAATGTTCACGACAGAG ACTGCTCCCAGCTGTTTGACAGACTGAGACCACCAAGCGGTTTCTACCGGATAAGACCCAAATCACACCTGGAAcctgttttggtttactgtgacATGGAAGATGGAGGAGGATGGACGGTGTTTCAGAAACGTCGACATGGAAGAGTTGACTTCAACAG GGATTGGGTGGACTACAGAGATGGATTTGGTGATTTCAAACTGTGGAATGATGAGTTTTGGTTGGGAAATGAACATATTCATTCTCTACTCTCAGAAG GTAAGAACCTGGTGAAGATAGATCTAATGGACTGGGATGGACAGAAGAGTCATGCATTTTATGAGAACTTCAGGATCAGTAATGAAGCT GACAAGTACCGTCTCCAGTATGGAGTGTATAGTGGTCAAGCTGGGGATGCTCtgactggtggtggtggggtggtggaACACTGGTCTGCTGGCCTCAGTGGGATGCAATTCAGCAGTAGGGATCAG GACAACGACCGCTACCTTCAGGGCAGCTGTGCTCAGGAGAACAATGCAGGATGGTGGTTCAACAG ATGCCACGCAGCCAACCTAAATGGGAAGTTCTACCGCACAGGGAAGTACAAGGGCCAGTACGACAATGGTGTTGTGTGGGGGACCTGGAGGGGTCTCTGGTATTCTCTGAGACACACCACCATGAAAGTGCGGCCTCTGTTTTTCTTGGACGCGATGGGCAGTGGAGAAGGGGAAATTTAA
- the vps36 gene encoding vacuolar protein-sorting-associated protein 36 — protein MDRFSWSNGLLEINETLVIQQRGVRLYDGDDKAKLDIGVALLSTHRLIWRDVKNHECCIAMPLSQIIFFEEQAAGIGKSAKIVIHLHPTPANKEPGPYQHSKFSFIKLSFKEHGQIEFYRRLSEEMTQKRWENTPVSQSISTGTGSQAGKTRAVGIVGIERKIEAKRKETDKNISEAFEDLSQLMVKAKEMVELSKSIANKIKDKQGDITEDETIRFKSYLLSMGIANPVTRETHGSGTHYHLQLAKQLGDMLQAPLEERGGMMALTEVYCLVNRARGMELLSPEDLVNACKMFESLKLPLRLRVFDSGVMVVQLQSHSEEEMISSALDNVSDKGSLTAEEFAKLLGLSVLLSKERLLLAEKMGHLCRDDSVEGLRFYPNLF, from the exons ATGGACCGCTTTTCGTGGTCAAATGGgcttttagaaataaatgaaactttaGTGATTCAGCAGCGAGGTGTCAGACTCTATGACGGCGACGATAAG GCTAAGTTGGATATTGGAGTTGCTTTGTTGAGCACTCATCGATTGATCTGGAGAGACGTTAAAAATCAT GAATGCTGCATAGCCATGCCCCTGTCACAAATCATCTTCTTTGAGGAACAGGCTGCAGGAATAGGAAAAAG TGCAAAAATTGTTATCCACTTGCACCCCACACCTGCCAACAAGGAGCCAGGTCCCTACCAACACAGCAAGTTCTCCTTCATCAAGCTGTCCTTTAAAGAACATGGGCAGATTGAG TTTTACAGGAGACTTAGTGAGGAAATGACTCAGAAGAGATGGGAGAACACACCAGTTTCACAATCCATCTCGACGGGAACTGGGTCTCAG GCAGGAAAGACTCGTGCTGTGGGAATTGTCGGCATTGAGAGGAAAATAGAGgcaaagagaaaagaaacagacaaaaatatttctgag GCCTTTGAGGACCTCAGTCAGCTGATGGTGAAG GCCAAAGAGATGGTGGAGCTGTCCAAATCTATAGCCAACAAGATAAAAGACAAGCAGGGAGACATAACAGAAGATGAG ACAATCCGGTTCAAGTCATACCTACTGAGCATGGGTATTGCTAACCCTGTTACCAGGGAAACGCATGGATCAGGTACACATTACCATTTGCAGCTAGCTAAGCAACTGGGAGATATGCTACAGGCCCCTCTGGAA GAGCGTGGGGGCATGATGGCTCTCACTGAGGTTTACTGTCTTGTCAACCGTGCTAGAGGAATGGAG CTTTTATCACCAGAAGATTTGGTTAATGCCTGCAAGATGTTTGAATCTTTAAAGCTCCCACTGCG GCTGCGAGTGTTTGACAGTGGTGTGATGGTGGTCCAGCTGCAGTCTCACAGCGAGGAGGAAATGATATCCTCAGCACTGGACAAT GTGTCGGACAAAGGCTCTTTGACAGCAGAGGAGTTTGCGAAGCTCCTGGGTTTATCTGTTCTTCTGTCTAAAGAGAG GTTGTTGCTGGCTGAGAAGATGGGACACCTGTGCAGAGACGACTCTGTTGAGGGGTTGAGATTCTACCCCAACCTCTTTTGA